One genomic window of Thermococcus indicus includes the following:
- a CDS encoding DNA-binding protein produces MLERILELLEEGKSIDEIARELDVPRDEVVGAMEVLADLGYLERVEAGNSCATCPLKSVCPGACFRFKGKVYQLPDFRLGGKEVSKP; encoded by the coding sequence ATGCTGGAGAGGATCCTGGAACTGCTGGAGGAAGGGAAGAGCATAGACGAGATAGCCCGGGAGCTGGACGTTCCGAGGGACGAGGTCGTCGGCGCCATGGAGGTGCTGGCCGACCTCGGCTACCTGGAGCGGGTGGAGGCAGGCAACTCCTGCGCCACCTGCCCCCTTAAGAGCGTTTGCCCCGGTGCCTGCTTCCGCTTCAAGGGGAAGGTGTATCAGCTCCCGGATTTCAGGCTCGGCGGGAAGGAGGTATCGAAACCGTGA
- a CDS encoding sugar phosphate nucleotidyltransferase, translating to MKAVILAGGFGTRLRPLSSTRPKPMVPVLGKPNLQYLLESLEKIQEIDEIILSVHYMRGEIREFIDEKMADYPKTIRFVNDPMPLETGGALKNVEDYVDGDFLVIYGDVFTNFDFKELIKAHKENDGLITVAVTKVYDPEKYGVVELDDGNKVTHFEEKPHRPHTNLVDAGIYMVNKKVLEEIPKNKEVYFEREVLPKYVARGLVYAHKIPREYYWIDLGTPDDLFYAHQVAMDEIAKENGYFVIKEGAEVPEDVEIQGPVYIDEGVKIGHGVKIKAYTYIGPNTVVEDRAYFKRAILIGNDIVRERAEIKDSILGEGVVVGKNVILKETAVVGDYAKIYDNLVIYGAKVLPWKKVEEYEAYIKIKLDPTKVRPGVTPDRCPLGLPECIYTKFKAIAGEKPPCDECIENQWLF from the coding sequence ATGAAGGCAGTTATTCTTGCTGGCGGTTTTGGAACGAGGTTAAGGCCGCTTTCATCGACCAGACCCAAGCCCATGGTCCCGGTTCTTGGCAAGCCAAACCTTCAGTACCTCCTTGAGAGCCTGGAGAAAATCCAGGAGATCGATGAGATAATCCTGTCCGTCCACTACATGAGGGGAGAGATAAGGGAGTTCATCGACGAAAAGATGGCCGACTACCCCAAAACGATACGGTTCGTCAATGACCCGATGCCGCTTGAGACCGGCGGAGCACTCAAGAACGTGGAGGATTACGTGGATGGCGACTTTCTGGTCATCTACGGTGACGTTTTCACGAACTTCGACTTTAAAGAGCTCATCAAGGCCCACAAAGAGAACGACGGCCTCATAACGGTCGCGGTTACCAAGGTCTATGACCCGGAGAAGTACGGAGTCGTCGAGCTGGACGACGGAAACAAGGTCACCCACTTCGAGGAGAAGCCCCACAGGCCGCATACCAACCTCGTCGATGCGGGCATCTACATGGTTAACAAGAAGGTTCTGGAGGAGATTCCGAAGAACAAGGAGGTCTACTTCGAGCGCGAGGTTCTCCCGAAGTACGTGGCCAGGGGACTTGTTTACGCCCACAAAATACCGCGTGAGTACTATTGGATCGACCTCGGGACCCCGGACGACCTCTTCTATGCCCACCAGGTTGCGATGGATGAGATAGCCAAGGAAAACGGCTATTTCGTCATCAAAGAGGGTGCCGAAGTTCCGGAGGACGTTGAGATACAGGGGCCGGTTTACATCGACGAGGGGGTTAAGATAGGCCACGGCGTCAAGATAAAGGCCTACACGTACATAGGCCCGAACACCGTTGTCGAGGACAGGGCCTACTTCAAGCGCGCCATACTCATAGGCAACGACATCGTTAGGGAGCGCGCCGAGATAAAGGACAGCATCCTCGGGGAGGGCGTTGTCGTCGGAAAGAACGTCATACTAAAGGAGACCGCGGTCGTCGGCGACTACGCCAAGATTTACGACAACCTCGTCATCTACGGGGCCAAGGTGCTGCCGTGGAAGAAGGTCGAGGAGTACGAGGCGTACATCAAGATAAAGCTCGACCCGACCAAGGTCAGGCCCGGCGTCACCCCGGACCGTTGCCCGCTCGGCCTGCCGGAGTGTATCTACACCAAATTCAAGGCCATAGCGGGAGAAAAGCCGCCCTGTGACGAGTGCATAGAGAACCAGTGGCTCTTCTGA
- a CDS encoding NfeD family protein produces the protein MRPTVALAALVLFTVLVLQPGVHAQGNTVYVAKVDGMITGYTVDQFDRYISRAEDANASAIIIELNTPGGRADAMQEIVTRIESARVPVIIYVYPSGGMAASAGTYIALSSHLIAMAPGTVIGACRPILGYGQNGSIVEAPPKITNFYVAYLRELARMSGRNETLAAEFITEDRSVTPEEAMKYGVIEVIATDLDDLLQKADGMETKMPVKGKGRVVLHIKNANVVYLEPSFRDTVVKYITDPTVAYLLLNIGFIGLIFGFLTPGWHVPETIGAILLVLGLIGLGYFGYRSAGLILMVLAMIFFIAEALTPTFGLFTVAGIVTFVIGGILLFSGTGAGGEYLVTGETYSVLRIAILVMAILLGLFFLFGAATVVRAHRKKPEAGKEELIGEVGRVVEDIDPEGVIKLHGELWKAESRDGSMIPVGEKAKVVEVRGLTLIVEKVGKAKGGE, from the coding sequence ATGCGGCCCACAGTTGCGCTGGCGGCGCTGGTGCTCTTCACAGTGCTCGTTCTCCAGCCGGGAGTACACGCACAGGGGAACACAGTTTACGTTGCAAAGGTCGATGGAATGATAACCGGCTATACAGTCGATCAGTTCGACAGATACATAAGCAGGGCGGAGGATGCGAATGCCTCCGCCATAATTATCGAGCTGAACACCCCCGGCGGCAGGGCCGACGCCATGCAGGAGATAGTAACGCGGATTGAGAGCGCCAGGGTCCCGGTTATCATCTACGTCTACCCCTCGGGCGGAATGGCCGCATCCGCGGGAACGTACATCGCCCTGAGCTCTCATCTCATCGCCATGGCCCCAGGAACGGTGATAGGGGCCTGCAGGCCGATACTCGGCTACGGCCAGAACGGAAGCATCGTCGAAGCCCCGCCGAAGATAACCAACTTCTACGTGGCCTACCTCCGCGAGCTGGCCCGGATGAGCGGCAGGAACGAGACGCTCGCGGCGGAGTTTATAACCGAGGACAGGAGCGTAACCCCCGAGGAGGCCATGAAGTACGGGGTCATTGAGGTCATAGCGACCGACCTTGACGACCTCCTCCAGAAAGCCGACGGCATGGAGACAAAGATGCCGGTCAAGGGCAAGGGGAGGGTCGTGCTGCACATCAAAAACGCAAACGTGGTTTACCTGGAGCCATCCTTCAGGGACACGGTGGTGAAGTACATAACCGACCCAACCGTGGCGTACCTCCTTCTGAACATAGGCTTCATAGGGCTGATATTCGGCTTTTTAACCCCTGGCTGGCACGTGCCGGAGACCATAGGGGCCATACTTCTGGTGCTCGGCCTCATCGGACTGGGCTACTTTGGATACCGCAGCGCGGGCCTGATACTCATGGTCCTGGCGATGATATTCTTCATAGCCGAGGCGCTGACGCCGACCTTCGGCCTGTTTACCGTCGCGGGGATTGTGACCTTCGTCATAGGGGGCATTCTGCTCTTCAGCGGAACCGGAGCTGGAGGTGAGTACCTGGTGACGGGTGAGACGTACTCGGTACTGCGTATAGCGATACTGGTCATGGCAATACTGCTCGGGCTGTTCTTCCTCTTCGGTGCAGCCACTGTGGTCAGGGCCCACCGGAAAAAACCCGAGGCTGGGAAGGAGGAGCTCATCGGGGAGGTCGGAAGGGTCGTGGAGGACATTGATCCAGAGGGCGTCATCAAGCTTCACGGGGAGTTATGGAAGGCGGAGAGCAGGGATGGAAGCATGATCCCTGTCGGGGAGAAGGCCAAGGTTGTTGAAGTCAGGGGATTAACCCTTATCGTCGAAAAAGTTGGGAAAGCAAAGGGGGGAGAATGA